In one window of Flavobacterium ginsengisoli DNA:
- a CDS encoding 3'-5' exonuclease: protein MSLFNFWKKEEINLFDENITIEETHFVVLDTETTGFDYENDRILCIGALVLQNGIINVQESFEVYLEQDHYDKTTAQIHGILKDLLVKRPSELEALQQFLEFLGDSIIIAHHTIFDITMINKALERNDLPSLTNKTLDTAYLYKKTLIQSHLFERKDHYTLDDLADKFDISKKDRHTALGDAYITAIAFLKIVKKLKEKKAINLNQLFK from the coding sequence ATGAGTTTATTCAATTTTTGGAAAAAGGAAGAAATTAATTTATTCGATGAAAATATTACGATCGAAGAAACTCATTTTGTGGTTTTAGATACCGAAACTACTGGATTTGATTATGAAAATGACCGTATTTTATGTATCGGCGCATTGGTTCTTCAAAACGGAATTATTAATGTTCAGGAAAGTTTTGAGGTTTATCTGGAACAAGATCATTATGACAAAACTACGGCACAAATTCATGGTATTTTAAAAGATCTGCTTGTTAAACGTCCGAGTGAGCTTGAAGCTTTACAACAATTTTTAGAATTTCTGGGCGATTCGATAATCATTGCACATCATACTATTTTTGATATCACAATGATCAATAAAGCTTTAGAAAGAAACGATCTTCCTTCTTTAACAAATAAAACCTTAGACACCGCTTATTTGTATAAAAAGACTTTAATTCAGTCGCATCTGTTTGAAAGAAAAGATCATTACACGCTGGACGATTTGGCCGATAAGTTTGATATTTCAAAAAAAGATCGCCATACTGCTTTAGGCGATGCCTATATTACAGCCATAGCATTTCTTAAGATTGTAAAGAAATTAAAAGAGAAAAAAGCAATTAATTTAAACCAATTATTTAAATAG
- a CDS encoding type VI secretion system baseplate subunit TssF: MMLNALSYELEKVAHELEDSKTRIVERVLEIMFPEVVSGAKPARAVAHAFPTENNRKTSLQNQMLVKRRLHNIYNPLEPIIKEIVLSPTLEVKLAPCNIAYIAYERNMFKISNLFYKDAVKDYKHTLPAGEIVLGIELNDENVELEDLMLYIDIKNTHQKEMFHYYLKQVKCFYDNIEIKVEEGYNVPLNSLDIENIINRNYSHLNEIMQEINEYYFDNFYTLKGGLKYKKISEYSSECKYLEEITNNADKANHLDKARFSRVSGSSNNRECFFYSKLFSSNK; this comes from the coding sequence ATGATGCTAAATGCATTATCATATGAACTTGAAAAAGTAGCTCATGAACTAGAAGATTCAAAAACTCGTATTGTAGAAAGAGTTTTAGAAATTATGTTTCCAGAAGTTGTTTCGGGAGCAAAACCTGCAAGGGCAGTTGCACATGCGTTTCCAACTGAGAATAATAGAAAAACTTCTCTGCAAAATCAAATGCTTGTAAAGCGGAGGCTTCATAATATTTACAATCCTCTGGAACCTATAATAAAAGAAATAGTACTCTCGCCAACACTCGAAGTAAAACTTGCACCTTGTAACATTGCTTACATAGCTTACGAGAGAAATATGTTTAAAATTTCGAATCTTTTTTATAAAGATGCTGTTAAAGATTATAAGCATACTTTGCCGGCAGGAGAAATCGTTTTAGGTATTGAGTTAAATGATGAGAATGTAGAATTGGAAGATTTAATGCTTTACATAGATATTAAAAATACTCATCAAAAAGAAATGTTTCACTATTACTTAAAGCAGGTAAAATGTTTTTATGACAATATTGAAATTAAGGTTGAAGAAGGGTATAATGTACCTTTAAATAGCTTAGATATTGAAAATATAATAAATCGTAATTATTCGCATCTCAATGAGATTATGCAGGAAATTAACGAATATTATTTTGATAATTTCTATACGTTAAAAGGAGGATTAAAGTATAAAAAAATTTCAGAGTATTCGAGTGAGTGTAAATATTTAGAAGAAATTACAAACAATGCAGACAAAGCCAATCATTTGGATAAAGCTCGTTTTTCCAGAGTCAGTGGTTCCTCAAATAATAGAGAATGTTTCTTTTACAGCAAATTGTTTTCCAGTAATAAATAA